A genomic window from Deltaproteobacteria bacterium includes:
- the gcvH gene encoding glycine cleavage system protein GcvH, with protein MEYPKGVRYSREHEWVLVEDEDGAVIGISDFAQNELGDVVYVEAPAMGETISKDDPFGAVESVKAVSDLYAPVSGTVVEVNDALADTPELVNEDPYGEGWIIKVTMSDLSELDDLMTDEEYKEYCEGQPDDDEDGA; from the coding sequence ATGGAGTACCCCAAGGGTGTGCGGTATTCGAGGGAGCACGAGTGGGTGCTGGTGGAGGACGAGGACGGCGCCGTCATAGGCATATCCGATTTCGCCCAGAACGAGTTGGGAGACGTGGTGTACGTGGAAGCTCCGGCGATGGGGGAGACGATCAGCAAGGACGATCCGTTCGGCGCGGTGGAGTCCGTGAAGGCGGTGTCGGACCTCTACGCGCCGGTGAGCGGCACCGTGGTCGAGGTCAACGATGCGCTCGCGGACACTCCGGAGCTTGTCAACGAGGACCCCTACGGCGAGGGGTGGATCATCAAGGTGACCATGTCGGACCTCAGCGAGCTCGACGACCTCATGACCGATGAGGAGTACAAGGAGTACTGCGAGGGGCAACCGGACGACGATGAAGACGGCGCTTGA
- the gcvT gene encoding glycine cleavage system aminomethyltransferase GcvT gives MEEAQGKELRRTPLHARHKALGARMVEFAGWEMPVQYRGIQAEHAAVRSGAGLFDVSHMGELEVTGAGASRFCQRVTTNDVARLQPSQAQYTLLLNDRAGVIDDLVIFRLEETRYLLCVNASRADVDFRWLVDHADDDVTVENVSDAYALLALQGPAAAGILQPLTAAELSALEPFHFVNGDVGGIRCIISRTGYTGEDGFELYCAAGDGAALWDALTAAGDVEPAGLGARDTLRLEKGYTLYGHELDETTTPLEARLGWVTKLDKGPFIGSEVLARKEPLTRRLAGLMMEEAGIARQGYPVWREGREVGRITSGTLSPTLGKAIALGYVAPEAAVPDTEVEVEIRRRRGRARIVRVPFVR, from the coding sequence GTACCGCGGTATCCAGGCCGAGCACGCGGCGGTGCGCTCCGGGGCCGGGCTCTTCGACGTGAGCCACATGGGGGAGTTGGAGGTGACGGGCGCCGGCGCTTCGCGGTTCTGCCAGCGGGTGACCACCAACGACGTCGCGCGCCTGCAGCCGTCACAGGCGCAGTACACGTTGCTGCTGAACGACCGGGCCGGCGTGATCGACGACCTGGTGATCTTCCGTCTGGAGGAGACGCGTTATCTGCTGTGCGTCAACGCCTCCCGCGCGGACGTCGATTTCAGGTGGCTGGTGGATCACGCGGACGACGATGTGACCGTGGAAAACGTCAGCGACGCCTATGCATTGCTGGCGCTTCAGGGGCCCGCCGCCGCCGGGATACTGCAACCGTTGACCGCGGCGGAACTTTCGGCCCTCGAGCCGTTCCATTTCGTGAACGGGGACGTGGGCGGAATCCGCTGCATCATCTCACGCACCGGGTACACAGGGGAGGACGGCTTCGAGCTCTACTGCGCCGCGGGGGACGGGGCCGCGTTGTGGGATGCTCTGACGGCGGCCGGCGACGTGGAACCGGCCGGCTTGGGCGCGCGCGACACCCTGCGCCTGGAGAAGGGCTACACGCTCTACGGCCATGAGCTCGACGAGACCACGACGCCGTTGGAAGCCCGGCTCGGCTGGGTCACCAAGCTCGACAAGGGGCCGTTCATCGGCTCCGAAGTGTTGGCGCGGAAGGAGCCGCTCACGCGGCGCCTGGCCGGGCTGATGATGGAAGAGGCGGGCATTGCCCGCCAGGGTTATCCGGTATGGCGCGAAGGGCGCGAAGTGGGACGGATCACCAGCGGCACCCTGTCGCCGACCCTGGGCAAGGCCATCGCGCTGGGTTACGTCGCGCCGGAGGCGGCGGTTCCGGACACCGAGGTGGAGGTGGAAATCCGCCGCAGGCGGGGGCGCGCCCGCATCGTCCGCGTGCCGTTCGTCCGGTAA
- the gcvP gene encoding aminomethyl-transferring glycine dehydrogenase: MDPTDHRNSFRELFSSRHIGPGTAEVREMLAVLGLDSLEDMVRRAVPENIRFPDTLDLPEPLTEEQLLRAARAIAADNQPARSCLGMGYYDCYTPAVILRNILENPGWYTAYTPYQPEISQGRLEALLNFQTMVTDLTAMDIANASMLDEGTAAAEAVFLALNAEKQGRRKLFVCEDVFPQTLEVVGTRAHPIGVELVSGAAGADLPADAFAAFIQYPAASGAIPDLDGFLRRCRAGGQVGIVATDLLSLCLLTPPGEMDADVVVGSAQRFGVPMGFGGPHAGFLATRERYKRMMPGRLVGVSRDAHGERALRLALQTREQHIRREKATSNICTAQVLLAVMASMYAVYHGPAGLRNIAERVHRHTSFLAQRLRAAGFSLVADSFFDTLRVDAGAEGAGAIQRAAAERGINLGRPSEGRLHVSLDETTAVEDLGELLEAFGAPPADEDLAAAVAREARVHLPDECVRRSGYLEAEAFNRHHSETRMLRYMAELQAKDLSLAQSMIPLGSCTMKLNATTEMIPVTWPEFARMHPFAPADQTRGYRRLIAELEGWLAAVTGFAAVSVQPNAGSQGEYSGLLVIRKHHTANGQGGRDVCLIPSSAHGTNPASAVLAGMRVVVVDCDEDGNIDLDDLRAKADRVGGELGALMVTYPSTHGVFEEGITEICRIVHERGGQVYLDGANLNALVGLCQPGRIGPDVCHLNLHKTFCIPHGGGGPGVGPLAVAEHLKGYLPSHGFVPECGPAGGITAVSSAPWGSAGILPISWAYIAMMGAAGLTRATEVAVLNANYVAHRLSSGYRILYRGKNGMVAHECIVDVRPFKASADVTVEDVAKRLMDYGFHAPTMSWPVAGTLMIEPTESESREELDRFCDAMLTIREEIREIETGAADPRDNVLKNSPHSAAHLLSDDWPHPYSRDKAAFPLEWVRRRKFWVPVGRVDNAYGDRNLVCTCAPVAAYA; the protein is encoded by the coding sequence GTGGACCCGACAGACCACAGGAATTCGTTTCGGGAGCTGTTTTCGTCACGGCACATCGGCCCCGGCACGGCGGAAGTGCGGGAGATGCTCGCCGTCCTGGGCCTCGATTCCCTCGAAGATATGGTGCGGCGGGCCGTGCCCGAGAATATCCGTTTCCCGGACACGCTGGACCTGCCCGAGCCCCTGACCGAAGAGCAGCTTCTGCGCGCGGCGCGCGCCATCGCCGCGGACAACCAGCCCGCCCGCTCCTGCCTCGGGATGGGCTACTACGACTGTTACACGCCCGCCGTCATCCTGCGGAACATCCTTGAGAATCCGGGGTGGTACACCGCCTACACGCCCTACCAGCCGGAGATCTCCCAGGGGCGCCTGGAGGCGCTGCTGAACTTCCAGACCATGGTCACCGACCTGACGGCCATGGACATCGCCAACGCCTCCATGCTCGACGAGGGAACGGCGGCCGCCGAGGCCGTGTTCCTGGCGTTGAACGCCGAGAAACAGGGGCGGCGTAAGCTCTTCGTATGCGAGGACGTCTTTCCCCAGACCCTGGAGGTGGTGGGCACGCGCGCCCACCCCATCGGCGTGGAGCTGGTGAGCGGCGCCGCCGGGGCCGATCTTCCGGCGGACGCGTTCGCCGCCTTCATCCAGTATCCCGCGGCGAGCGGCGCCATCCCCGACCTCGACGGATTCCTGCGGCGGTGCCGCGCGGGAGGGCAGGTGGGCATCGTCGCCACCGACCTCCTGAGCCTTTGCCTGCTCACCCCGCCGGGTGAGATGGACGCCGACGTGGTGGTCGGCAGCGCGCAGCGTTTCGGCGTGCCCATGGGCTTCGGCGGTCCCCACGCCGGCTTTCTGGCCACCCGCGAGCGCTACAAGCGCATGATGCCGGGCCGCTTGGTGGGGGTGTCCCGGGACGCCCACGGCGAGCGCGCCCTGCGGCTCGCGCTGCAGACCCGCGAGCAGCATATCCGGCGCGAAAAGGCCACGAGCAACATCTGCACCGCGCAGGTGCTGCTGGCGGTCATGGCATCCATGTACGCCGTCTATCACGGTCCCGCGGGTCTCAGGAACATCGCCGAGCGGGTGCACCGGCACACGTCCTTCCTGGCGCAGCGGCTCCGCGCCGCCGGCTTTTCCCTGGTCGCCGACAGCTTCTTCGACACGCTGCGCGTCGATGCCGGCGCGGAGGGTGCCGGCGCGATCCAGCGCGCGGCGGCGGAGCGCGGCATCAATCTCGGGCGGCCGTCCGAGGGCCGGTTGCACGTGTCCCTGGACGAGACCACCGCCGTGGAGGACCTCGGCGAGTTGCTGGAAGCGTTCGGCGCGCCGCCGGCGGATGAAGACCTGGCGGCGGCGGTTGCGCGGGAAGCGCGCGTGCACCTGCCCGACGAGTGCGTGCGCCGCAGCGGTTACCTGGAAGCCGAGGCGTTCAACCGCCACCATTCCGAGACCCGGATGCTGCGCTACATGGCGGAGCTCCAGGCCAAGGATCTGAGCCTGGCGCAGTCCATGATCCCGCTCGGCTCGTGCACCATGAAGCTCAACGCCACCACGGAGATGATCCCCGTGACCTGGCCCGAGTTCGCCCGCATGCATCCCTTCGCGCCCGCGGACCAGACCCGCGGCTACCGGCGCCTCATCGCCGAGTTGGAGGGGTGGCTCGCGGCCGTTACGGGCTTCGCGGCGGTGTCGGTCCAGCCCAACGCCGGTTCCCAGGGAGAGTACTCGGGCCTGCTGGTGATCCGGAAGCACCACACCGCCAACGGCCAGGGGGGGCGCGACGTCTGCCTCATCCCCAGTTCCGCCCACGGCACCAATCCCGCCAGCGCGGTGCTGGCGGGCATGCGCGTGGTGGTGGTGGACTGTGACGAGGACGGCAACATCGACCTGGACGACCTGCGCGCCAAGGCCGACCGTGTCGGCGGCGAGCTCGGCGCCCTGATGGTCACCTATCCCTCCACCCACGGCGTGTTCGAGGAGGGGATCACCGAGATCTGCCGCATCGTCCACGAGCGCGGCGGGCAGGTCTACCTCGACGGCGCCAACCTGAATGCGCTGGTGGGGCTGTGCCAACCGGGGCGCATCGGCCCGGACGTGTGCCATCTGAACCTGCACAAGACCTTCTGCATCCCCCATGGCGGCGGCGGTCCGGGGGTCGGCCCGCTGGCCGTGGCGGAGCACCTCAAGGGGTATCTGCCTTCCCACGGGTTCGTGCCCGAATGCGGTCCGGCCGGCGGCATCACCGCGGTGTCGTCGGCCCCTTGGGGCAGCGCCGGCATCCTGCCGATATCCTGGGCGTACATTGCCATGATGGGCGCCGCCGGCCTCACCCGCGCCACCGAGGTGGCGGTGCTCAACGCCAACTACGTCGCGCACCGGCTGTCGTCGGGCTACCGCATCCTCTACCGCGGCAAGAACGGCATGGTGGCCCACGAGTGCATCGTCGACGTGCGCCCGTTCAAGGCGTCGGCCGACGTCACCGTGGAAGACGTGGCCAAGCGGCTCATGGACTACGGCTTCCACGCGCCCACCATGTCCTGGCCGGTGGCGGGCACGCTGATGATCGAACCCACGGAGAGCGAGTCGCGCGAGGAGCTGGACCGCTTCTGCGACGCCATGCTGACCATCCGCGAGGAGATCCGCGAGATCGAGACCGGCGCCGCGGACCCGCGGGACAACGTGCTCAAGAACTCGCCCCACAGCGCCGCGCACCTCTTGTCGGACGACTGGCCGCACCCGTATTCGCGAGACAAGGCGGCGTTCCCGCTGGAGTGGGTGCGCCGGCGCAAGTTCTGGGTTCCGGTTGGACGCGTGGACAACGCCTACGGCGACCGCAACCTGGTATGCACTTGCGCGCCTGTTGCCGCGTACGCGTAG
- the tatA gene encoding twin-arginine translocase TatA/TatE family subunit: protein MFGLGIWELLIILVIILVLFSRRLPELGQGLGKGIKSFRKSLHEPDEIDVTAAEKGEGDGSKKD from the coding sequence ATGTTTGGCTTGGGTATATGGGAACTGCTGATCATCCTGGTGATCATCCTGGTGCTCTTCAGCCGCAGGCTGCCGGAGCTCGGCCAGGGGCTCGGCAAGGGGATCAAGAGCTTCCGCAAGTCGCTCCACGAGCCGGACGAGATCGACGTCACCGCCGCCGAGAAGGGCGAGGGCGACGGTTCCAAGAAAGACTGA